From the Conger conger chromosome 14, fConCon1.1, whole genome shotgun sequence genome, one window contains:
- the LOC133109440 gene encoding alpha-1,3-galactosyltransferase 2-like, producing the protein MRGHGAQDKRPHSMMRWFPRARNLFTYALFIPAVLFIAYIGPTSVRFFEGLIPMDKCPLLPGQTLQLGESMDNSLDLWSRSDVQTCTYWGAPVMWDGMFDPKVYDDMHRKKGSSVALTVFAVGRYLDAYLPEFLRSAERHFMPGLPVTYYVFTDAPERVPKVLLGQARAVEVVFVQKHRRWQDISMMRMRSIADAIDRLIRHRHQYVFCLDVDQVFTGRFGSEALGESVALLHAFFYHRPKLFYTYDSNPRSAAYMETGDFYYHAAVFGGSWQSVRNLTEGCYQGIMKDKGNQVEALWQDESHLNKYLWLHKPSKILSPEYCWARAVGYRSDIHVARLVWADKHYREHTYAQMTGLWV; encoded by the exons ATGAGAGGGCACGGTGCTCAGGACAAGAGACCACACAGCATGATGCG ATGGTTTCCCAGAGCACGGAATCTTTTTACGTATGCCTTGTTCATCCCTGCAGTGCTCTTCATAGCCTACATCGGCCCCACATCAGTCAG GTTTTTCGAGGGACTGATTCCGATGGATAAGTGTCCTTTACTTCCTGGGCAGACACTGCAGCTGGGAGAATCCATGGACAACTCGCTGGACCTGTG GTCCAGAAGCGATGTTCAGACCTGCACGTATTGGGGGGCCCCCGTCATGTGGGATGGGATGTTCGACCCCAAAGTCTATGACGACATGCACAGAAAGAAGGGTTCGTCTGTTGCACTGACAGTGTTTGCCGTTGGAAG GTACCTGGACGCCTATCTTCCGGAATTCCTGCGGTCTGCCGAGCGGCACTTCATGCCAGGTTTACCGGTGACGTACTACGTGTTCACCGACGCCCCGGAAAGGGTGCCCAAGGTGCTGCTGGGCCAGGCCCGCGCCGTCGaggttgtgtttgtgcagaagCACCGTCGCTGGCAGGACATCTCCATGATGCGCATGAGGTCCATCGCGGACGCCATCGACCGACTCATCCGTCACCGCCACCAGTACGTCTTCTGCCTGGACGTGGACCAGGTGTTCACGGGCCGCTTCGGCTCAGAGGCGCTCGGGGAGTCCGTGGCCCTGCTGCACGCCTTCTTCTACCACCGGCCGAAGTTGTTCTACACCTACGACTCCAACCCCAGGTCCGCTGCGTACATGGAGACCGGCGACTTCTACTACCACGCGGCGGTTTTCGGGGGGTCGTGGCAGAGCGTGAGGAACCTCACGGAGGGCTGCTACCAGGGCATCATGAAGGACAAAGGGAACCAGGTGGAGGCACTGTGGCAGGACGAGAGCCACCTGAACAAGTACCTGTGGCTCCACAAGCCCAGTAAAATACTGTCTCCGGAGTACTGCTGGGCAAGGGCAGTGGGTTACCGCAGCGACATCCACGTCGCCCGCCTCGTCTGGGCCGACAAGCACTACAGGGAACAtacatacgcacaaatgaca